In a genomic window of Mucilaginibacter sp. KACC 22063:
- the radC gene encoding RadC family protein has product MESYESKISIKAWAEEDRPREKLNAQGRRALSDAELIAILIGSGNRDESAVELSKRILHHYDNDLNKLGKVSVNELSRFKGIGEAKAISIIAALELGRRRGETETKVADKITGSRSAWEILRRHMVDLNHEEFWILLLSRNNKVITKELISKGGLSGTVADPKIIFNVALLHQASGIILAHNHPSGNLKPSHEDISLTNKLSQAGKILDIRVLDHLIITDEGFYSFSDEGIL; this is encoded by the coding sequence GTGGAAAGCTACGAAAGCAAGATCAGTATAAAGGCATGGGCCGAGGAAGACCGCCCGCGTGAGAAGCTAAACGCACAAGGCCGCCGCGCACTTAGCGATGCCGAACTTATTGCCATACTCATTGGCTCAGGCAACCGCGACGAATCTGCAGTAGAATTAAGCAAACGTATCCTTCATCATTACGACAACGACCTTAACAAATTAGGCAAGGTTTCGGTTAATGAGCTGTCCCGCTTTAAAGGTATCGGCGAAGCCAAAGCCATTTCTATTATTGCCGCTTTAGAACTTGGCCGCCGCCGTGGTGAAACAGAGACTAAAGTGGCAGATAAAATAACCGGCAGCCGCAGCGCCTGGGAGATACTACGCCGCCACATGGTTGATCTGAACCACGAAGAATTCTGGATACTATTACTCAGCCGCAATAACAAGGTCATTACTAAAGAACTGATCAGCAAGGGTGGTTTATCCGGCACGGTGGCCGATCCTAAGATTATATTTAACGTAGCCCTTCTACACCAGGCATCGGGTATCATTTTGGCGCACAATCACCCATCGGGCAATTTGAAGCCCAGCCATGAGGATATCAGTTTAACCAACAAACTATCGCAAGCAGGCAAAATTTTGGACATCAGGGTGCTTGATCACCTGATTATAACGGATGAAGGCTTTTACAGCTTTTCGGATGAAGGCATACTTTGA
- a CDS encoding DUF4230 domain-containing protein, whose amino-acid sequence MSATRSGVSKTLIITLLLLGFFVFLFFYIKHQFTTVRTEVNEDVMVQKITSMGKLELVKYSMKDVIEKKQIHTFLPDERVLFLAVGEVTACIDLTKVKKEDINQSATKDTVTVLMPKAEICYVKLDHQRSKVYDITGALFPGNAKNMVEDIYKIAEKRLLDNANEMHITAKAQDNAQLIFKPLLENISGKKVVIKFK is encoded by the coding sequence ATGAGTGCAACCCGCAGCGGCGTATCAAAAACGCTTATAATTACCCTTCTTTTATTAGGTTTTTTCGTCTTTTTGTTTTTCTATATCAAACACCAGTTTACCACTGTACGCACTGAGGTTAATGAGGATGTAATGGTGCAAAAGATTACCAGTATGGGTAAACTGGAGCTGGTAAAGTACTCCATGAAAGATGTGATAGAAAAGAAGCAGATACATACCTTTTTGCCCGATGAGCGTGTGCTGTTTTTAGCAGTAGGTGAAGTAACGGCATGTATTGACCTTACCAAGGTCAAAAAGGAAGATATTAACCAATCTGCAACCAAAGATACCGTTACAGTACTGATGCCTAAGGCGGAGATCTGTTATGTAAAGCTGGATCACCAGCGATCAAAAGTTTATGACATTACAGGTGCTTTATTTCCGGGGAATGCCAAAAATATGGTGGAGGATATCTATAAAATTGCAGAAAAACGCCTGCTTGATAATGCCAATGAGATGCATATCACTGCTAAAGCACAGGATAATGCGCAGTTGATCTTTAAGCCCTTGCTCGAAAATATATCGGGCAAAAAGGTGGTCATAAAGTTTAAGTGA